In Miscanthus floridulus cultivar M001 unplaced genomic scaffold, ASM1932011v1 fs_228_1_2, whole genome shotgun sequence, a single genomic region encodes these proteins:
- the LOC136530894 gene encoding SUMO-activating enzyme subunit 1A-like, with protein MDGGGAGGAEGELTAQETALYDRQIRVWGVDAQKRLSKAHVLVCGMNGTTIEFCKNIVLAGVGSLSLMDDHVVTEDDLNANFLIPPDESIYGGRSRADVCCESLIDFNPMVRVSVEKGDPSLIDGEFLDKFDIVVLSRASLKTKLFINENCRKRSKHIAFYTIDCKDSCGEIFVDLQKHSYVQKKPGGATEQQELTYPSLQEAISVPWNNLPKKTSKLYFAMRVLEDYELSEGRSPGETTLSDIHAVLARRKDMCDKMSLNESRIPTTLVERLLAAGKKEHPPVCAILGGILGQEVIKSISCKGDPVKNFFYFDVADGKGVIEDIPPPSAN; from the exons atggacggcggcggcgcgggcggcgcgGAGGGGGAGCTCACGGCGCAGGAAACGGCGCTCTACGACCGCCAGATCCGCGTCTGGGGCGTCGATGCCCAGAAGAG ACTAAGTAAGGCGCACGTGCTTGTGTGCGGCATGAACGGAACCACCATCGAG TTCTGCAAGAATATTGTTCTAGCTGGAGTTGGAAGTTTATCCTTGATGGATGATCATGTAGTCACAGAAGATGATCTGAATGCAAATTTCCTAATTCCTCCTGATGAGAGCATATATGGTGGTAGATCTCGAGCCGATGTTTGCTGCGAGTCTTTGATAGATTTCAATCCTATGGTTCGAGTTTCTGTTGAAAAGG GTGATCCATCACTAATTGATGGAGAATTCCTTGACAAGTTTGACATTGTTGTACTTAGCCGTGCATCTCTAAAAACAAAG ttgttTATTAATGAAAACTGCCGAAAGAGAAGCAAACACATTGCATTTTATACTATAGATTGCAAGGATTCATGTGGTGAGATATTTGTTGATTTACAGAAGCATAGCTATGTTCAG AAAAAGCCTGGAGGAGCAACTGAACAACAGGAGTTGACATATCCTAGTCTTCAG GAAGCTATCTCTGTACCTTGGAATAATCTACCGAAGAAGACATCAAAATTATACTTTGCCATGAGAG TACTGGAGGATTATGAATTATCTGAAGGGCGCAGCCCTGGCGAAACAACACTTTCTGATATACATGCAGTTTTGGCTCGGAGGAAGGATATGTGTGATAAAATG TCTTTGAATGAGTCTCGTATTCCTACGACTCTCGTGGAACGACTGCTAGCAGCTGGAAAGAAGGAACATCCTCCAGTATGTGCTATCCTAGGTGGTATTCTTGGTCAG GAGGTGATTAAATCAATATCCTGCAAGGGTGATCCAGTCAAGAATTTCTTCTATTTTGATGTGGCTGATGGCAAAGGTGTCATCGAGGATATCCCACCACCTTCTGCAAACTGA